Genomic segment of Umezawaea sp. Da 62-37:
CGCAGGTCCGCGAGTGGGGCGCCGACTTCCGGGCGCTCGGGTTGGCGCTCGACCGCGACCCGGAGCTGATCCGGGAGCACTTCGACCTGCCCGCCGTGCGGTACCTGTCCACCATGGGCATCCCTCCGGAGTACGGCAACGTGCCGATCCCCATCGCGGGCAACAGGTTCTACGGGACCCTCGCCCTGGAACGGGCGATCATCATGGAGGAGCTGTCCTGCGCCGACGTCGGCATGCTGGTCGCCTCACCGGGTCCGCTGCTCGCGGGCGTGCTGATCGACCTGCTGGCCGACGAGCAGCAGAAGGACTGGTTCTACGGCCGGATGCTGGAAAGTCCTCTGTGGACGTTCTTCGCGCTGACCGAGCCCGACCGCGGGTCCGACGCCGGTGCGCTGAGCACGACGGTCGTTCCCGCCACCGCCGACCGGCCCGCGCTGCTCAGCGGCGCCAAGCGGTACGTCGGCAACGCGGCCCGCGCCCAGCTCGGCGTGGTGTTCGCGCGGACCAGCCCCGGCCCGCTGGGCATCAACGCCGTCCTGGTCGAGAACCCCAGCACCGGCTTCCACGCCGAGGCGCTGGAGACCATCGGCCTGCGCGGCGCGCGGATCAGCGCGATCACCATGGACGAGGTCGAGATCCCGCCGGAGCGGTTCCTCGGACGGCACCTCTCGCCGTCGCGGCGGGGGATGTGGGCGTTCGTGCAGACGTTCAACCTGCTCCGACCCGGCGTCGCGGCCATCGCGCTGGGCATCGCGCGGGCCGCGCACGAGTACGTGATCACGCACCGCACCTCGTTGCGGCGCGACGAGTGCGACCGGCTCGACCTGCTGGCCCGCCGGATCGACGGCGCCCGCAGGCTGGTGCACCTGGCGGCGGCCGCGGTCGACGCGAGGACCGGTGACGGCTACCTGGCGTCGGCGGCGAAGGTGCGGGCCGCCCAGCTCGCGCACGACGCGACCCAGGAGGCGTGCACGTTCTTCGGGGCGGGCGCGCGGCTGGAGCACCCGGTGCTGGACAAGCTGGTCCGCGACGCGCGGGGCATGGAGTTCATCGAGGGCACCTCGAACATGCAGAAGCTCAACCTGTTCCAGGGGTTGTTCACCGGCAAGCTCGACCGCGAGGACCCGTTCCGCACGGCTCCGCTCGCGGCGGTGTGACGCGCCTGTTCCTCGCCGTCACGGGCTGACGGCGAGGAACAGGAACGCGGCCAGCAGTCCGATGTGGACACCGCCCTGGAGCAGGGTCGCGCGGCCCGGCACGATGGTCAGCGTGCCCGTCACGACGGTGAGCGCGAGCAGCACCATGTGCGTCG
This window contains:
- a CDS encoding acyl-CoA dehydrogenase family protein, with protein sequence MIQLDDRLLALRAQVREWGADFRALGLALDRDPELIREHFDLPAVRYLSTMGIPPEYGNVPIPIAGNRFYGTLALERAIIMEELSCADVGMLVASPGPLLAGVLIDLLADEQQKDWFYGRMLESPLWTFFALTEPDRGSDAGALSTTVVPATADRPALLSGAKRYVGNAARAQLGVVFARTSPGPLGINAVLVENPSTGFHAEALETIGLRGARISAITMDEVEIPPERFLGRHLSPSRRGMWAFVQTFNLLRPGVAAIALGIARAAHEYVITHRTSLRRDECDRLDLLARRIDGARRLVHLAAAAVDARTGDGYLASAAKVRAAQLAHDATQEACTFFGAGARLEHPVLDKLVRDARGMEFIEGTSNMQKLNLFQGLFTGKLDREDPFRTAPLAAV